Below is a genomic region from Rouxiella chamberiensis.
TGTTTACCGGACAACGCAAGGTAAACAGAGGAAATCTGGCAGTCCGCCATTAACTCGGCCTGATCAATCGCGCGCTGAACGCATTTTACGACTGATTCGAGGTCATTCACTCCGCCCTTGTCCATGCCCCGTGAAGGACAACTTCCCACACCGATAATATTGACCATGCCATCGGGCAGAACTTCCCCTACCAGTGCAGCTACCTTTGCCGTACCGATCTCCAGCCCAACTACCAGTTTTCTGTCCGTCGACTTGATCATTGTTGTTTAGCCTGTGCCTGATTCTGCTTGTTGTTTTGCTGAGTGTTGTTTTGCTGGCCGGCTTTCTGTGCATCCGTGCCGTCCTGTTCGATAAACGCCGGGGCCCAACCTACTGCCGCGCCGCTCTCGTAACGCAAATCAACATAGCTGATACGTTTGTTGTCAGCCTCCGCCTGCTGTTGCAGTCGCGGATAAAGCTCGATGAAGCGTTGCAGACGTCCGTTACGATCGTCTCTTCCCAAATCGATGCGAATGTCGTCATCCAGCGTGACCTGCCAGGAATGACGCGCCGTCATCGAGACGGACTTCACCGTAAACTTCCCGACCGAAGACGCGGCGGCAAGCTGCTGACTCAGAGTCTGATAACCTTGCAATACATCCTGTTCACTGCCTTCCGGACCGTACAGCATCGGCATTTTCTGCTTCACGACGCGCTCGGCCGGCAGGCTGAACGCCTTGCCTTCGGCGTCTACCATGTGCAGATCGTTCCAGTGCGCGACCGGAACGTATTCCACCAGATGAATCTTCAGTTCATTCGGCCACTGCTTGCGCACGCTGACCTGCTTTATCCACGGCAGACGTTCTATCTGCTGCTGAATGACGTTCACGTCCTGCGTCATAAAGGTGCCGGGCTCGCCCAGCGACAATATGGCCTGACGAATGTCGTCATTGCCGGTGTAGTGACGATCGCCTGTCACCACCAGTTCAGACAGCGGAAGACGCTTGGCGTCGTCCATCCAGCTCAGTACCGCCCAGGCACTCCAGCCAATGGTGGCCAGCACCATGAGCAGGAACAGCATGCCTGCGAGCTGGCTGCCATTACTGCGACGGCCTTGGCTTTCAGCCTTCGTCGCACGCTCTCGTGCATTTAGGGCAGCTTGAGACATATCAGTCGGCGAGCTCCAGAATACGGGCAACCAGCTGCGGGAAACTGAGTCCCGCCTGTTTGGCGGCCATCGGCACCAAACTGTGGCTGGTCATGCCGGGTGATGTATTCACTTCAAGCAAGTTGAAGCGACCTTCGCCGTCCTGCATGACATCAACGCGTCCCCAGCCGCTGCAATCCAGTGCGCGATAGGCCTGCAATGCCAGGTCGGCCAGTTGCTGTTCCTGTTCGGCATCAAGGCCGCTCGGGCAGAAATACTGTGTCTCGTCGGAGATGTATTTCGCCTGATAGTCATAGAAGATGCCGGCCGGCTGAATGCGAATCGACGGCATGACTTTATCGCCAACGATAGCCACCGTATATTCGGAACCGCTCAGCCACTGCTCGACCAGCAGGTCGTCATCATGGCGGAAAGCTTCTTCCAGCGCGGGCAGCAGCTCTTCCGGGGCATTGACCTTGCTCATGCCGACACTCGAGCCTTCACGGCTCGGCTTGACGATAAGCGGCAGACCCAGCGCATCGATACGTGCGCGCAAGGCGCCCTGCCCTGCTTCGGCCAGCTGCTTTTTATTCAGCGCCACAAAAGGTGACACCGGCAGGCCGAGCGATTGCCACACAAGCTTGGTGCGGAATTTGTCCATGGTCAGCGCCGACGCCATGACACCGCTGCCGGTGTAAGGCAGGTCGAGATGCTCGAGTACGCCCTGCAACGTGCCGTCTTCCCCGCCGCGACCGTGCAGCGCAATAAAGACCTTGTCGTAACCTTCGTCTTTCAGACGGGTCACGGGAAACGTTTTGGTATCGACCGCGTGCGCGTCGATGCCGGATTCACGCAGGCCCGCCAGCACGGCAGCGCCCGATTGCAGTGAAACCTCGCGCTCGGCGGAAGTGCCGCCAAACAGGACTGCGACTTTGTCAGCTTTGCCTGATTGTGTATTGATTGCATTAGACATAGTGCTCATCTCCCTTTTTGGCCGCCTGTAACTTTTGATCGGCCAGCTTGCGAGCCACCTTGCCAATATTTCCCGCGCCCTGCACCAGAATCAGATCATTGGCGTCGAGGATGGGAGCCAGAATGCCCGGCACCGCGTCGATATCGGACACCAGAATCGGGTCCAGCTTGCCGCGCGCGCGAATGGTGCGGCACAGCGAACGGCTGTCAGCGCCCGGAATCGGGGTTTCGCCCGCTGCATAGACATCGAGCATTACCAGCAAATCGACCTGCGACAGCACGTTGGCGAAATCTTCATACAGATCGCGCGTTCGCGTATAACGGTGCGGCTGGAAGACCATCACCAGACGCTTGTCTTCCCAACCGGCGCGCGCCGCCTTGATGGTGGCGTCGACTTCGGTCGGATGATGACCATAATCGTCAACCAGCATCACGCTGCCGCTTTTGCCGTTGACGTGTTCAAGCGGGTATTCGCCAAGGAAATCGAAACGACGTCCCGTGCCCTGAAAACCGGCCAGCGCAGTCAGAATGGCGTCATCGCTTATCCCTTCGTCGGTCGCAACGGCAATCGCGGCCGCGGCGTTCAGCGCGTTATGGCGACCCGGTGAATTCAGCATCACCTCGATAGGTGTCTTGTCCTGACGGCGCACGGTGAAGTGCCCCTGCGACCCTACCTGACGATAGTCTTCGATAAACACATCGGCATCTTCGCTAAAGCCGTAAGTCGTGACGTGGCGGCCAACGCGCGGCAACAGCTCGCGAATCACCGGATCGTCGATACACATCACTGCGCGACCATAGAAAGGCAGGTTGTGCAGGAAATTGATAAAGGTCTGCTTCAGGATCTCGAAGTCACCCTGATAGGTGTCCATGTGATCCGCTTCGATGTTGGTCACAATTGCCACCATCGGCTGCAAATGCAGGAATGACGCATCGCTTTCATCGGCTTCGGCAATCAGGAAACGGCTCGAGCCAAGACGCGCATGGGTGCCCGCGGCCTTGACCAGACCGCCGTTGACGAAGGTCGGATCCAGTCCGGCCTCGGCATAAATACTGGTGACCATCGCCGTAGTGGTGGTCTTGCCGTGCGTACCGGCGACGGCAATGCCGTGGCGAAAACGCATCAGCTCGGCCAGCATCTCGGCGCGGCGGATCACGGGAATACGGGCTTCCCTTGCGGCAATCAGCTCCGGGTTATCGGGAGAGATAGCCGTCGACACCACGACGACGCTGGCGTCCAGCACGTTTTCGGGACGATGGTTGAAGTAAATCGTCGCGCCGAGCGCAGACAGTTGCTGCGTCACCGGATTGGGTGCCAGATCTGAACCACTGATTTGATAGCCTTCATTGGCCAACACTTCGGCGATACCACCCATGCCGGCACCACCGATGCCAACAAAGTGTATGTGCCGGACGCGATGCATCTCGGGCACGAAGGTACGCAGTTTCGCCAATTGTTGTGTATTCACGTTTCTCTTAAACCTTTTCATTTAATGGACCGATGACGGCAAACCGCCCGCGGTGCTTCATTCATTTATCTACTGTCACTTGAGACTGGCTGCGACCACTTCGGCGGCAACGCGTTCCGTTGCGTCGGGAATGGCAACGGCGCGGGCATTTCTCGCCATCTCAAGCAGACTCTGGCGATCCCAGCTGGCCAGAATGTCGGCCACGGCACCGGCATTGAAATCTTTCTGTTCGATAATTCTTGCCGCACCGGCTTTTTCAAGCGGCAGTGCGTTCCAGTACTGCTGGCGATCCTTGTGCTGGAAAGGCACAAAAATAGCCGGTAAACCTGCGGCCGCGACCTCGCTGACGGTCAACGCGCCCGAACGGCAGACGACAACATCGGCCCACGCATAGGCTTCGGCCATATCATCGATAAACTCGGCCACTTTATGCTGTGTCTGTCCGGCTTCTTCATAAGCCTGATTGACTGACTCCAGCGCGCCCTTGCCGACCTGATGCCAAATCGTGACGCGGTCGCCAAGCAGTGCGGCAATCTTCGGCATCGCCTGATTCAGGACGCGCGCGCCCTGACTGCCGCCGATAACCAGAATGCGAATCTTGCCTTCACGCCCGGCAAAACGGGCATCGGGCAGCGGCAGGGCCAGCACGTCGGTGCGCACCGGGTTACCGACAACGGCCGCTTTCGGGAATGCGCCCGGAAACGCCTGCAACACGGTGGTCGCAATGCGTGACAACCCGCGGTTGGTGAGTCCGGCAATCCCGTTCTGCTCATGCAGTACCACGGGGATTCCACACGACCAGGCCGCCAGACCGCCCGGCCCCGAAACGTATCCGCCCATCCCCAGCACCACATCGGGCTGGAAGCGTCGCATGATGGCTTTCGCCTGACGCCACGCATGATATATGCGAATGGGGGCGCTGAGTTTCGCTTTCAGACCTTTCCCACGAATTCCGGCGATTTTTATGAAATCAATGTCGATTCCGTGTTTCGGAACCAGATCCGCTTCCATTCTGTCGGCCGTTCCGAGCCAGCGAACTTCCCAGCCCTGCGCCATTAAATGATGCGCCACGGCCAGTCCGGGAAACACATGACCTCCGGTACCGCCTGCCATCACCATTAAACGTCGGGTCTTGCCACTCATCGGGCACTCCTTACAAACGCCTGCGCTTTCGCCAGACGCGTTTCATAATCAATTCGCAGCAACAGCGTGATAGCCGTCGACATAATCAGCAGGCTGGAACCGCCGTAACTGATGAGCGGCAGTGTCAGACCTTTGGTCGGCAACATTCCGGCCGCTGCACCTACATTGACCAGCGCCTGGAAGCTTATCCACACGCCAATCGAACAGGCCAGAAAGCCGGAAAAACGCTGGTCCAGCTCAAGTGCGCGACGTCCGATGGACATGGCACGAAAAGCGACGAAGAATACCATTAACAGTGCTAAAACCACACCGAAATAGCCTAGCTCCTCACCGAGAATCGAGAAGATGAAGTCGGTGTGCGCCTCCGGAAGATATTCCAGCTTTTGTACTGAGTTTCCAAGACCTTGGCCCCAGAATTCTCCACGACCGAATGCCATCAGCGATTGGGTCAGCTGGTAACCGCTGCCGAACGGATCGGCCCACGGATTCCAGAACGACGTGACGCGGCGCATACGGTACGGTTCGGCCACAATCAGCAGGCAAACCGCAAACGCGCCCGAGCCGATAATCGCCAGGAACTGCCACATTTTTGCCCCCGCCAGAAACAGCATCGCCAGCGTGGTAATAAACAGTACAACCACCGTACCGAGGTCGGGCTGGGCCAGCAGCAGCACGGCCAGAATCACCATGACGCCCATCGGCTTGCAGAAGCCCCAGAAATTGCTGCGTACTTCGTCTACCTTGCGCACCAGATAACTGGCCAGATAACAGAACAGCGACAGCTTGGAGAACTCGGCGGGCTGAATACGCAGCGGGCCGAGTGAAATCCAGCGCGATGCCCCGTTGATCGAGCTTCCCACCACCAAGACCACCAGCAGCATGATGATGGAGATAAACAGCAGCACGTTGCTGTATTTCTGCCACACCATCATCGGCACGCGCAGCGTAATCAGCCCGAGAATAAACGCCAGCACCAGATATATGGCATCACGTTTGGCAAACATGAACGGATCGTTCGCCAGACGCTGGCCTATCGGCATCGACGCCGAGGTCACCATCACAAAACCGACGATCGCCAGACCAAAGGTCAGCCACAGCAAGGTGCGGTCGTAAAGCACAAGCGTCGGGCTGTCATTCTCTTTTGCGCCCATCACCCAGTCGTTGGCTTTCGAGCCAAGACGACCGAACATGGCTAATCCGGGAATACGCATCAACCCAGCTCCTTGGCAAGCGCGGTAAAGACATCGCCGCGCTGTTCGAAATTCTTGAATTGATCGAGGCTGGCACAGGCCGGAGACAGCAGCACCATGTCGCCCGAGGTGACTTTCTTCGCGATATCGCGCATGGCCTGCTCCAGCGTCTCGAACAGCGTGGACACGTCGGGACGCAGATCGGCCAGTTCGGCACCGTCGCGGCCAAAACAGTACAGGCGAATCTTGTCACCCTTCAAATAAGGCAGCAGCGGCGTGAAGTCGGCCGACTTGCCGTCACCGCCGAGCAGCAGGTGCAGCGTGCCTTCCACCTGCAAACCATTCAAGGCGGCTTCGGTACTGCCGACGTTGGTCGCTTTCGAATCGTTAATCCAGCGCACGCCGTTATGGATAAGGGCAATCTGGAAACGATGCGCCAGTCCCGTGAAGGTGGTCAGCGCTTTCAGGCTCGACGCCTGCGGAATGCCCACCGCATCGGCCAATGCCAGCGCCGCCAGCGCATTGGTATAGTTGTGACGGCCCGTCAGCGGCATTTCACGGGTATTGAAAATCTTTTCACCCCGCACCCGCAGCCAGATGTCGCCCTGCTGCTGGTTAAGATGATAATCGCCGACGTCAACGCCAAAGCTGACGCAGCGCGTATCTGCCCCGCGAACGGGCATGGTCAGCGCGTCGTCTGCGTTCACCACGCACAGCCTGGCGTTTTCATAAATCTTCAGCTTGGCGGCGCGGTACTGCTGCAAACCAAACGGATAGCGGTCCATATGGTCTTCGGTGACGTTCAAAATCGTCGCCGCTGCCGCTTTCAGGCTGTGTGTGGTTTCCAGCTGGAAGCTGGACAATTCGAGCACAAACAGCTGATAGTCCTGGCCGAGCATGCCAAGCACCGGCAGACCGATGTTGCCGCCCACGCCAACGCGCCATCCCGCCGCCCTGCCCATCTCGCCGACCAGACTGGTCACGGTGCTTTTGCCGTTGGAACCGGTGATGGCAATGATAGGCACGGTCACTTCACGACAAAACAGCTCGATATCGCCCACGATTTCAACGCCCGCCTCTGCGGCCGCAATCAGTGCTGGCGTGGCTAATGCCATGCCCGGACTGACGACAATCAGGTCGGCGTCCAGCAGCCAGCTCTCGTTGAGAGAACCCAGATGGCGCTCGATATTTTCCGACAGCTTGTCCAGTCCCGGCGGACTGACACGGGTATCGATAACACGCGGGGTTACACCGCGTGAAATAAAGAAATCAACACAGGAGAGGCCCGTAAGCCCCAACCCGATAATGACCACTTTCTTACCCTGATAGTCAGTCATGATTAACGCACCTTCAGCGTCGCCAGGCCAATCAGCACCAGCATCAGCGAAATAATCCAGAAGCGCACGATAACGCGCGGCTCCGGCCAGCCTTTCAATTCATAGTGGTGGTGAATCGGCGCCATGCGGAAAATACGCTGGCCGCGCAGTTTGAATGAACCCACCTGCAAAATGACCGACAGCGTTTCCACCACGAACACCCCACCCATAATCAGCAGCAGGAATTCCTGACGCAGCAGCACGGCGATGGTGCCGAGCGCGCCGCCGAGCGCCAGTGAACCGACGTCGCCCATAAAGACCTGCGCCGGATAGGTGTTGAACCACAAGAAGCCCAGACCCGCGCCGACAATCGCCGTACAGACGATAACCAGTTCGCCTGCGTGACGCAGATACGGAATGTGCAGGTAGTTGGCAAAATTCATGTTGCCGGTTGCCCAGGCGACCAGCGCAAAACCGGCGGCCACGAAGACGGTCGGCATAATCGCCAGGCCGTCGAGGCCGTCGGTCAGGTTAACCGCATTGCTGGTTCCCACAATCACGAAGTAGCTCAGCAGGATATAAAGCAGGCCAAGCTGCGGCATGATGTCTTTGAAGAACGGCACCACCAGTTCGGTCGCGGGCGTATCTTTGCCCACGGCGTACATGACAAACGCGACGACCAGCGCGATAACCGACTGCCAGAAATATTTCCAGCGGGCGATAAGCCCCTTGGTGTCCTTGCGCACGACCTTGCGATAGTCATCGACAAACCCCACCGCGCCGTAACCAATCAGTACAAACAGTACGCACCACACGTAAGGGTTTGATGGATAAGCCCACATCAGCACCGATACGGTGATCGAGAACAGAATCAGCACGCCACCCATCGTCGGTGTACCGCGCTTGCTGAAATGCGACTCGGGACCGTCGTGGCGAACGACCTGACCAATCTGCAACTTCTGCAGATAGGTAATCAAACGAGGCCCCATCCAGAGTGACAGGAATCAGGGCCGTCAGCAGGCTGACAATGGCGCGAAACGTCAGATACGAAAAGACGTTAAAGCCGGAATAATATTTGACCAAGTGCTCGGCCAGCCAAACTAACATGTTGCATTCTCCTGTAACGCCCGTACTACCTGCTCCATCGCGGCACTACGTGAACCTTTAATTAAAACGGTAATTACCGCGTGTTCAGATAACAAGCTGGCCAAACGGGCTGTTACAGCCGCTTTATCTTCAAGATGTTCGCCGCAGCCACTCGCCTCGCTTATCGCGCGACTGAAATGACCCACGGTCAGGACTTTATCGATGCCGGCCAGACGAATCGCCTCGCCGACCTGACGATGACAGGCTTCGCTTTCATTGCCCAGTTCGGCCATGTCGCCCAGCGCCATCACGCGGTAACCCGGCAGATCGGCCAGCACCTGCGCCGCGGCGGTCATTGAACCGACATTGGCGTTATAGCTGTCGTCGAGCAGCGTCTTGCCTTCGGCCAGTTTGATGGGATAAAGACGTCCCTTCACGGCCTGCAGTGTCGCCAGTCCGTCGCGTACCGCGTCGAGCGTTGCGCCGACAGACAGTGCCAGCGCCGTTGCCGCCAGTGCATTGGCCACATTGTGACGGCCGGGCAGAGGCAAACTGACGTCTATCTGGCCGACGGGAGCATGCAACGTGAAGGTGGTCGCAGAAGCGCCGACCTGCACATTGCGGGCATAGAAATCCACGCCTTCGGCAGCATCGGGTGAGAAGCGCCAGACGGTTTTGTTGCCGATACGCGCCTGCCAGTGCGGCCAGTCATTGTTATCGGCATTGAGAATCGCGATACCGTCGGCAGGAAGGCCTTCGAAAATTTCGCCCTTGGCCTGCGCAACGCCTGCCAGCGAACCAAAACCTTCGAGATGCGCCGCAGAAAGGTTATTCACCAGCGCAGTCTGCGGACGGGTCAAATCCGTGGTGTAGGCAATTTCGCCCTGATGATTGGCACCGAGTTCGACCACGGCGAAATCATACTCCGGCGTCAGGCGCAGCAAGGTCAGCGGCACGCCGATATCGTTGTTGAAGTTGCCGGCGGTATAAAGCACGTTGCCGCACTGGCGCAGAATCGCCGCGGTCATCTCTTTTACCGAGGTCTTGCCGGAAGAACCGGTCAGCGCAACGACACGGGCAGGCACCTGTTCACGCACCCAGGCACCGAGTTTTCCGAGTGCAATGCGTGTATCGGCAACCAGCAACTGCGGGGCATTTACCGGCAGACGCTGGCTGACAATCAGCGCCGCAGCGCCTGCGTTGATTGCGTCGGCAGCAAAGTCATGGGCATCGAAATTCTCGCCTTTCAGGGCGATAAACAGACAACCCGCCGTGATTTGACGCGTATCGGTCGTGACGGCATCTATCTGCACGTCGTCGCCAATCAGCTCGGCATTCAGAATACGGGTCAGTTGCTTCAAGGAAACCGAAATCATGCCATAACCCCCAGCAGACGCGCGGCGGTCAGGCGGTCCGAATAGTCGAAACGTTGAGTGCCAACAAGTTGATAATCTTCATGGCCTTTACCGGCCAGCAGCACGACGTCGTTTTCGCCCGCCTGCATGATGGCGCTGGTGACCGCTTCTGCGCGACCGGTAATGGCCTGCGCGCGACCTGCATCAAGCAGACCGGAGAGGATATCGTTGATGATCGCACGGGAGTCTTCGCTGCGCGGGTTGTCATCGGTAATCACGACGCGATCGGCGTACTGTTCGGCGATGCCGCCCATCAGCGGACGTTTGCCCTTGTCGCGATCGCCACCGCAGCCAAACACGCACCACAGTTGACCGGTACAGTGCAGACGCGCAGCCGCCAGCGCTTTTTCCAGCGCGTCGGGCGTGTGGGCATAATCGACCACTACCGTCGGACGATTCGGCGCGTGGAACACTTCCATACGGCCGCAGACCGGTTGCAGACTTGGCGCGGCCTTGAGCAGCGCATCCAGCGGATAATCGAGCGCAAGCAGGGTGCCGAGCGCGACCAGCAGATTACTGACGTTGAACGCGCCCATCAGACGGCTTTCAAGTGTGCCTTTGCCCCAGCTGGAGTCCAGCTCGACGGTGGCGCCCTTGTCGTGATAACTCACCTGACTGGCCGACAGCCAGTGACCTGTCCAGTTGGCAGGCAGCCTGTTTTCCATGCTGACCGCGACGGCGTCCGGCAGTTTGGCAAGCCAGCGCTGGCCGACCGCATCGTCGGCGTTGATGATTTTCCGCGCGCTCTGGTGCGAGGAAAACAGCAGCCATTTTGCTTCTTCGTACTGCTGCATATCCCCGTGATAATCCAGGTGATCGCGGCTGAGATTGGTAAAGGCCGCCGCCGCGAACCGGCAGCGCAGCCACGCGGTGCTGGACCAATCCGTGTGACGACACTTCCATCGCGGCAAAGGTTGCGCCCTGCTGCACCAAATCGCCCAGCAGCTGCTGCACCTGCACCGCAGACCCCGTGGTGTTTTCGGCAGGGACGACGTGATTGAGCAGGCCGTTGCCGACGGTGCCCATCACGGCGCTGGTTTCGCCCAGCAACTGTGCCCACTGCGCCAGAAGTTGCGTAGTCGTGGTTTTACCGTTGGTGCCGGTCACGCCGACCAGACGCAGCGCCTCACCCGGTTGCCCGTAAAAACGTCCGGCAATGGCGGAAAGCAAGACATTCAGATTTTGCAGATACACCACGGGCACGCCGTGCTGAACGCTGACAGCGCCGTGTTCGGCCTGTCCCTGCGCCTCTGCCACTACCGCACTGACACCTTGTGCGATAGCTTGAGGAATATAGTGACGGCCATCGCTTGAATGGCCTGAAATCGCGACAAACAGATCGCCCGCAGCCGCAGTACGGCTGTCGAGTGTCATGTCTTTTAACACCGCGTGGGGGCATTGCTCACCCAGGGTGCCAGGAGGTCGCGTAAATTACGATCTGTCACCTGAAGCCTCTTTATGATTATTGACCATGTCATTGCCTACGTCGGTGGGCAGGGCATCCGGCTCGACGTTCATCGTGCGCAGTACGCCGCCCATAATGGCGCCGAATACCGGTGCAGAAACCGCACCTCCGTAGTATTTACCCGCCTGGGGATCGTTGATGACCACCACCAGTGCAAATCGCGGATTACTCGCAGGCGCAACGCCCGCCGTGTAAGCAATGTATTTATTGACGTATTTGCCGTCAGGCCCGACTTTTTCGCCGTACCCGTTTTAATCGCGATGCGGTAGCCCTTGATGGCTGCCTTCACGCCGCCGCCGCCCGGCAGGGCCACGCTTTCCATCATGCGCACCACCGTGCGAACCAGAGGTTCGGGGAAGACGCGTTCACCGGAAACCGGCGGGTCGACCTTGGTAATCGACAGCGGACGGGCAATGCCCATGCTGCCAATCGTGGCATAGACTCGCGCCAGCTGGAGCGGCGTTACCATCAGCCCGTAGCCGAATGAGAAGGTGGCCCTCTCTATGTCAGACCACCGTTGTTTTTTGGGATATAAGCC
It encodes:
- the ftsQ gene encoding cell division protein FtsQ, which gives rise to MSQAALNARERATKAESQGRRSNGSQLAGMLFLLMVLATIGWSAWAVLSWMDDAKRLPLSELVVTGDRHYTGNDDIRQAILSLGEPGTFMTQDVNVIQQQIERLPWIKQVSVRKQWPNELKIHLVEYVPVAHWNDLHMVDAEGKAFSLPAERVVKQKMPMLYGPEGSEQDVLQGYQTLSQQLAAASSVGKFTVKSVSMTARHSWQVTLDDDIRIDLGRDDRNGRLQRFIELYPRLQQQAEADNKRISYVDLRYESGAAVGWAPAFIEQDGTDAQKAGQQNNTQQNNKQNQAQAKQQ
- a CDS encoding D-alanine--D-alanine ligase, producing MSNAINTQSGKADKVAVLFGGTSAEREVSLQSGAAVLAGLRESGIDAHAVDTKTFPVTRLKDEGYDKVFIALHGRGGEDGTLQGVLEHLDLPYTGSGVMASALTMDKFRTKLVWQSLGLPVSPFVALNKKQLAEAGQGALRARIDALGLPLIVKPSREGSSVGMSKVNAPEELLPALEEAFRHDDDLLVEQWLSGSEYTVAIVGDKVMPSIRIQPAGIFYDYQAKYISDETQYFCPSGLDAEQEQQLADLALQAYRALDCSGWGRVDVMQDGEGRFNLLEVNTSPGMTSHSLVPMAAKQAGLSFPQLVARILELAD
- the murC gene encoding UDP-N-acetylmuramate--L-alanine ligase, with protein sequence MNTQQLAKLRTFVPEMHRVRHIHFVGIGGAGMGGIAEVLANEGYQISGSDLAPNPVTQQLSALGATIYFNHRPENVLDASVVVVSTAISPDNPELIAAREARIPVIRRAEMLAELMRFRHGIAVAGTHGKTTTTAMVTSIYAEAGLDPTFVNGGLVKAAGTHARLGSSRFLIAEADESDASFLHLQPMVAIVTNIEADHMDTYQGDFEILKQTFINFLHNLPFYGRAVMCIDDPVIRELLPRVGRHVTTYGFSEDADVFIEDYRQVGSQGHFTVRRQDKTPIEVMLNSPGRHNALNAAAAIAVATDEGISDDAILTALAGFQGTGRRFDFLGEYPLEHVNGKSGSVMLVDDYGHHPTEVDATIKAARAGWEDKRLVMVFQPHRYTRTRDLYEDFANVLSQVDLLVMLDVYAAGETPIPGADSRSLCRTIRARGKLDPILVSDIDAVPGILAPILDANDLILVQGAGNIGKVARKLADQKLQAAKKGDEHYV
- the murG gene encoding undecaprenyldiphospho-muramoylpentapeptide beta-N-acetylglucosaminyltransferase, giving the protein MSGKTRRLMVMAGGTGGHVFPGLAVAHHLMAQGWEVRWLGTADRMEADLVPKHGIDIDFIKIAGIRGKGLKAKLSAPIRIYHAWRQAKAIMRRFQPDVVLGMGGYVSGPGGLAAWSCGIPVVLHEQNGIAGLTNRGLSRIATTVLQAFPGAFPKAAVVGNPVRTDVLALPLPDARFAGREGKIRILVIGGSQGARVLNQAMPKIAALLGDRVTIWHQVGKGALESVNQAYEEAGQTQHKVAEFIDDMAEAYAWADVVVCRSGALTVSEVAAAGLPAIFVPFQHKDRQQYWNALPLEKAGAARIIEQKDFNAGAVADILASWDRQSLLEMARNARAVAIPDATERVAAEVVAASLK
- the ftsW gene encoding cell division protein FtsW; the protein is MRIPGLAMFGRLGSKANDWVMGAKENDSPTLVLYDRTLLWLTFGLAIVGFVMVTSASMPIGQRLANDPFMFAKRDAIYLVLAFILGLITLRVPMMVWQKYSNVLLFISIIMLLVVLVVGSSINGASRWISLGPLRIQPAEFSKLSLFCYLASYLVRKVDEVRSNFWGFCKPMGVMVILAVLLLAQPDLGTVVVLFITTLAMLFLAGAKMWQFLAIIGSGAFAVCLLIVAEPYRMRRVTSFWNPWADPFGSGYQLTQSLMAFGRGEFWGQGLGNSVQKLEYLPEAHTDFIFSILGEELGYFGVVLALLMVFFVAFRAMSIGRRALELDQRFSGFLACSIGVWISFQALVNVGAAAGMLPTKGLTLPLISYGGSSLLIMSTAITLLLRIDYETRLAKAQAFVRSAR
- the murD gene encoding UDP-N-acetylmuramoyl-L-alanine--D-glutamate ligase; this translates as MTDYQGKKVVIIGLGLTGLSCVDFFISRGVTPRVIDTRVSPPGLDKLSENIERHLGSLNESWLLDADLIVVSPGMALATPALIAAAEAGVEIVGDIELFCREVTVPIIAITGSNGKSTVTSLVGEMGRAAGWRVGVGGNIGLPVLGMLGQDYQLFVLELSSFQLETTHSLKAAAATILNVTEDHMDRYPFGLQQYRAAKLKIYENARLCVVNADDALTMPVRGADTRCVSFGVDVGDYHLNQQQGDIWLRVRGEKIFNTREMPLTGRHNYTNALAALALADAVGIPQASSLKALTTFTGLAHRFQIALIHNGVRWINDSKATNVGSTEAALNGLQVEGTLHLLLGGDGKSADFTPLLPYLKGDKIRLYCFGRDGAELADLRPDVSTLFETLEQAMRDIAKKVTSGDMVLLSPACASLDQFKNFEQRGDVFTALAKELG
- the murF gene encoding UDP-N-acetylmuramoyl-tripeptide--D-alanyl-D-alanine ligase — its product is MISVSLKQLTRILNAELIGDDVQIDAVTTDTRQITAGCLFIALKGENFDAHDFAADAINAGAAALIVSQRLPVNAPQLLVADTRIALGKLGAWVREQVPARVVALTGSSGKTSVKEMTAAILRQCGNVLYTAGNFNNDIGVPLTLLRLTPEYDFAVVELGANHQGEIAYTTDLTRPQTALVNNLSAAHLEGFGSLAGVAQAKGEIFEGLPADGIAILNADNNDWPHWQARIGNKTVWRFSPDAAEGVDFYARNVQVGASATTFTLHAPVGQIDVSLPLPGRHNVANALAATALALSVGATLDAVRDGLATLQAVKGRLYPIKLAEGKTLLDDSYNANVGSMTAAAQVLADLPGYRVMALGDMAELGNESEACHRQVGEAIRLAGIDKVLTVGHFSRAISEASGCGEHLEDKAAVTARLASLLSEHAVITVLIKGSRSAAMEQVVRALQENATC